The following are from one region of the Oryzias latipes chromosome 12, ASM223467v1 genome:
- the LOC101155912 gene encoding uncharacterized protein LOC101155912 isoform X4 yields the protein MGNTSSERAAMGHGEKSQRRDSRGIKEGERPKILMDSPEDADIFHGEDIKAPSEKDEFLAWQQDLEAEDKDPNLDRPTVFRWTGDGKEVFVSGSFNNWANKIPLIRSQNTFVAIVDLPEGEHQYKFYVDGQWTHDPTEPVITSQLGTVNNIIQVKKTDFEVFDALMVDSQKSSDMSDLSSSPPGPYHQDPYVPKQEEKFKSPPILPPHLLQVILNKDTGISCDPALLPEPNHVMLNHLYALSIKVGASNVANSQCT from the exons ATGGGGAATACTAGCAGCGAGAGGGCTGCTATGGGCCATGGTGAGAAGTCTCAGCGGAGGGACAGCCGAGGAATAAAAGAGGGAGAAAGACCTAAAATCCTAATGGACAGCCCAGAAGATGCAGATATTTTTCATGGGGAAGATATCAAA GCTCCTTCGGAAAAAGATGAGTTCCTTGCCTGGCAGCAAGACCTAGAAGCAGAGGACAAGGATCCAAATCTAGATCGGCCCACAGTCTTTCGCTGGACTGGAGATGGAAAGGAAGTCTTTGTGTCCGGATCCTTCAACAACTGGGCCAATAAGATTCCTCTAATTAGAAG CCAGAATACTTTTGTGGCTATTGTTGATCTACCTGAAGGGGAACACCAGTACAAGTTTTACGTGGATGGACAGTGGACTCATGACCCCACTGAG CCTGTCATAACCAGCCAGTTAGGGACGGTGAACAACATCATCCAGGTGAAGAAGACTGACTTTGAGGTGTTTGATGCTCTCATGGTGGATTCACAGAAATCTTCAGATATGTCAG ATCTGTCCAGCTCTCCTCCAGGACCATACCATCAGGACCCTTATGTtcccaaacaggaagagaaGTTTAAGTCTCCACCCATTCTTcctcctcacctgctgcaggtcATCCTCAACAAAGACACAGGGATTTCA TGTGATCCTGCATTACTTCCAGAACCCAACCACGTCATGCTCAACCATCTGTATGCTCTTTCCATTAAG gTCGGGGCGAGTAACGTTGCAAATTCCCAGTGCACTTGA
- the LOC101155912 gene encoding uncharacterized protein LOC101155912 isoform X3, which yields MGNTSSERAAMGHGEKSQRRDSRGIKEGERPKILMDSPEDADIFHGEDIKAPSEKDEFLAWQQDLEAEDKDPNLDRPTVFRWTGDGKEVFVSGSFNNWANKIPLIRSQNTFVAIVDLPEGEHQYKFYVDGQWTHDPTEPVITSQLGTVNNIIQVKKTDFEVFDALMVDSQKSSDMSDLSSSPPGPYHQDPYVPKQEEKFKSPPILPPHLLQVILNKDTGISCDPALLPEPNHVMLNHLYALSIKISYGEEDIPDESVKPQEGKQNYKP from the exons ATGGGGAATACTAGCAGCGAGAGGGCTGCTATGGGCCATGGTGAGAAGTCTCAGCGGAGGGACAGCCGAGGAATAAAAGAGGGAGAAAGACCTAAAATCCTAATGGACAGCCCAGAAGATGCAGATATTTTTCATGGGGAAGATATCAAA GCTCCTTCGGAAAAAGATGAGTTCCTTGCCTGGCAGCAAGACCTAGAAGCAGAGGACAAGGATCCAAATCTAGATCGGCCCACAGTCTTTCGCTGGACTGGAGATGGAAAGGAAGTCTTTGTGTCCGGATCCTTCAACAACTGGGCCAATAAGATTCCTCTAATTAGAAG CCAGAATACTTTTGTGGCTATTGTTGATCTACCTGAAGGGGAACACCAGTACAAGTTTTACGTGGATGGACAGTGGACTCATGACCCCACTGAG CCTGTCATAACCAGCCAGTTAGGGACGGTGAACAACATCATCCAGGTGAAGAAGACTGACTTTGAGGTGTTTGATGCTCTCATGGTGGATTCACAGAAATCTTCAGATATGTCAG ATCTGTCCAGCTCTCCTCCAGGACCATACCATCAGGACCCTTATGTtcccaaacaggaagagaaGTTTAAGTCTCCACCCATTCTTcctcctcacctgctgcaggtcATCCTCAACAAAGACACAGGGATTTCA TGTGATCCTGCATTACTTCCAGAACCCAACCACGTCATGCTCAACCATCTGTATGCTCTTTCCATTAAG atcagctACGGTGAAGAAGACATCCCAGATGAATCCGTGAAGCCACAGGAGGGTAAGCAAAA ttacaaaccctga
- the LOC101155912 gene encoding uncharacterized protein LOC101155912 isoform X1, whose protein sequence is MGNTSSERAAMGHGEKSQRRDSRGIKEGERPKILMDSPEDADIFHGEDIKAPSEKDEFLAWQQDLEAEDKDPNLDRPTVFRWTGDGKEVFVSGSFNNWANKIPLIRSQNTFVAIVDLPEGEHQYKFYVDGQWTHDPTEPVITSQLGTVNNIIQVKKTDFEVFDALMVDSQKSSDMSDLSSSPPGPYHQDPYVPKQEEKFKSPPILPPHLLQVILNKDTGISCDPALLPEPNHVMLNHLYALSIKISYGEEDIPDESVKPQEVTNPEEVLHHYQTLLKKF, encoded by the exons ATGGGGAATACTAGCAGCGAGAGGGCTGCTATGGGCCATGGTGAGAAGTCTCAGCGGAGGGACAGCCGAGGAATAAAAGAGGGAGAAAGACCTAAAATCCTAATGGACAGCCCAGAAGATGCAGATATTTTTCATGGGGAAGATATCAAA GCTCCTTCGGAAAAAGATGAGTTCCTTGCCTGGCAGCAAGACCTAGAAGCAGAGGACAAGGATCCAAATCTAGATCGGCCCACAGTCTTTCGCTGGACTGGAGATGGAAAGGAAGTCTTTGTGTCCGGATCCTTCAACAACTGGGCCAATAAGATTCCTCTAATTAGAAG CCAGAATACTTTTGTGGCTATTGTTGATCTACCTGAAGGGGAACACCAGTACAAGTTTTACGTGGATGGACAGTGGACTCATGACCCCACTGAG CCTGTCATAACCAGCCAGTTAGGGACGGTGAACAACATCATCCAGGTGAAGAAGACTGACTTTGAGGTGTTTGATGCTCTCATGGTGGATTCACAGAAATCTTCAGATATGTCAG ATCTGTCCAGCTCTCCTCCAGGACCATACCATCAGGACCCTTATGTtcccaaacaggaagagaaGTTTAAGTCTCCACCCATTCTTcctcctcacctgctgcaggtcATCCTCAACAAAGACACAGGGATTTCA TGTGATCCTGCATTACTTCCAGAACCCAACCACGTCATGCTCAACCATCTGTATGCTCTTTCCATTAAG atcagctACGGTGAAGAAGACATCCCAGATGAATCCGTGAAGCCACAGGAGG ttacaaaccctgaagaagtcctgcaccatTACCAAACCCTGCTGAAGAAATTCtga
- the LOC101155912 gene encoding uncharacterized protein LOC101155912 isoform X2 — protein sequence MGNTSSERAAMGHGEKSQRRDSRGIKEGERPKILMDSPEDADIFHGEDIKAPSEKDEFLAWQQDLEAEDKDPNLDRPTVFRWTGDGKEVFVSGSFNNWANKIPLIRSQNTFVAIVDLPEGEHQYKFYVDGQWTHDPTEPVITSQLGTVNNIIQVKKTDFEVFDALMVDSQKSSDMSDLSSSPPGPYHQDPYVPKQEEKFKSPPILPPHLLQVILNKDTGISCDPALLPEPNHVMLNHLYALSIKDGVMVLSATHRYKKKYVTTLLYKPI from the exons ATGGGGAATACTAGCAGCGAGAGGGCTGCTATGGGCCATGGTGAGAAGTCTCAGCGGAGGGACAGCCGAGGAATAAAAGAGGGAGAAAGACCTAAAATCCTAATGGACAGCCCAGAAGATGCAGATATTTTTCATGGGGAAGATATCAAA GCTCCTTCGGAAAAAGATGAGTTCCTTGCCTGGCAGCAAGACCTAGAAGCAGAGGACAAGGATCCAAATCTAGATCGGCCCACAGTCTTTCGCTGGACTGGAGATGGAAAGGAAGTCTTTGTGTCCGGATCCTTCAACAACTGGGCCAATAAGATTCCTCTAATTAGAAG CCAGAATACTTTTGTGGCTATTGTTGATCTACCTGAAGGGGAACACCAGTACAAGTTTTACGTGGATGGACAGTGGACTCATGACCCCACTGAG CCTGTCATAACCAGCCAGTTAGGGACGGTGAACAACATCATCCAGGTGAAGAAGACTGACTTTGAGGTGTTTGATGCTCTCATGGTGGATTCACAGAAATCTTCAGATATGTCAG ATCTGTCCAGCTCTCCTCCAGGACCATACCATCAGGACCCTTATGTtcccaaacaggaagagaaGTTTAAGTCTCCACCCATTCTTcctcctcacctgctgcaggtcATCCTCAACAAAGACACAGGGATTTCA TGTGATCCTGCATTACTTCCAGAACCCAACCACGTCATGCTCAACCATCTGTATGCTCTTTCCATTAAG GATGGAGTGATGGTTCTGAGTGCAACACACCGTTATAAGAAGAAGTATGTCACCACCCTGCTGTATAAGCCCATCTGA
- the pla2g1b gene encoding phospholipase A2 gives MNTCVTVFFLAVGLSVVHSLDYRALHQFRAMILCMKPDSWPALDYADYGCYCGLGGSGNPVDELDRCCQVHDQCYSDAMQHPECWPILDNPYTEIYDYTCDEANKKLTCTSSNDECEMFICECDRKAAECFGISTWHPEHEHLPSDRCQ, from the exons ATGAATACCTGTGTGACTGTCTTTTTCTTGGCTGTGGGTCTTTCTGTGG TCCACTCTCTGGACTACAGAGCACTTCACCAGTTTAGAGCCATGATCCTATGCATGAAACCTGATAGCTGGCCAGCTCTTGACTATGCGGACTATGGCTGCTACTGTGGACTTGGAGGCTCTGGCAACCCTGTTGATGAACTCGACAG GTGCTGCCAAGTGCATGATCAGTGTTACAGTGATGCCATGCAGCATCCTGAATGCTGGCCCATCCTGGACAACCCATACACGGAAATCTATGACTACACATGTGATGAAGCAAACAAAAAGCTTACATGCACAA gcAGCAATGATGAGTGTGAGATGTTCATCTGTGAATGTGACAGGAAAGCAGCGGAGTGTTTTGGCATTTCAACCTGGCACCCTGAGCATGAGCACCTGCCCAGTGATCGGTGTCAATAA
- the LOC101156960 gene encoding protein phosphatase 1 regulatory subunit 3B, which yields MACTRVLSTFSHAQPPVRLTDLSWSLNQRQPLIQLLSMSPKLKPTQRTFQSAVSPQKNIYHIMRCGASSPTCPSLQHFPPRLKSCLRKNIGSTSRKHVIFVDEMGLPLTAVHHFTPDPTPPASILEMGPSLTQAESQQPPSNRPPRHKFVLGFPQPTQDINTFFMRLKEKQVLLESCCISENTLSGKVCVFHLSSQQAVHISLTCDSWRSYQDFPCTFLQHNRFSGIDISIFPFDIKLPQNIDPKDRIEFGISFRAGPASTPVWDDNRTQKYRVCIEADDLSAGQGKANGYHPTLPRPRSPARPQEAAGITDHADLQYSSSSVLSLTGSRGCRSLSRPLAGEGRGHPEQVTNLSQGHTHSRGKFRVAN from the exons ATGGCATGTACAAG agttCTTTCTACTTTTAGTCACGCTCAGCCCCCTGTAAGACTGACAGACCTGAGTTGGAGTCTAAATCAGCGACAACCTTTGATTCAACTACTGTCAATGTCACCTAAGTTGAAACCCACACAGAGGACTTTTCAGTCAGCAGTATCTCCACAAAAGAACATCTATCACATTATGCGTTGTGGTGCTTCTTCTCCCACATGTCCATCCTTGCAACATTTTCCTCCAAGGCTGAAGAGCTGTTTGCGCAAGAACATCGGCAGTACAAGCAGGAAACATGTAATCTTTGTGGACGAAATGGGATTGCCCCTCACTGCTGTGCATCACTTTACCCCTGATCCAACCCCCCCTGCTtcaatcctggagatgggaccATCTCTAACCCAAGCCGAAAGCCAGCAGCCACCCTCAAACAGACCTCCCCGTCACAAGTTTGTACTGGGGTTTCCACAGCCCACTCAGGACATCAACACCTTCTTTATgcgtttgaaagaaaaacaagttctGCTGGAGAGCTGCTGCATCTCAGAGAATACCTTAAGTGGAAAAGTGTGTGTCTTTCACCTGAGTTCTCAACAGGCGGTGCACATAAGTCTGACTTGTGACTCATGGAGGAGCTACCAAGATTTTCCCTGCACCTTTTTACAGCATAATCGCTTCAGTGGCATTGACATTAGCATTTTCCCCTTTGACATAAAATTGCCCCAGAACATTGATCCAAAGGATCGGATTGAGTTTGGCATCTCATTTCGGGCTGGGCCTGCCTCTACGCCTGTCTGGGATGACAACAGAACCCAAAAGTACAGAGTTTGCATTGAAGCCGATGACTTAAGTGCCGGCCAGGGCAAGGCTAATGGTTATCACCCCACCCTTCCGAGGCCTCGGTCACCTGCTCGGCCACAGGAGGCCGCTGGGATCACAGACCACGCCGATCTGCaatattcatcttcttctgttttgtcccttactgggtcacggggttgccggagcctatcccggccacttgcaggtgaaggcaggggacaccctgaacaggtcaccaatctgtcgcagggccacacccATTCACGTGGaaaatttagagttgccaattga